The Plasmodium relictum strain SGS1 genome assembly, chromosome: 9 genome window below encodes:
- the PRPF6 gene encoding pre-mRNA-processing factor 6, putative has translation MYDNINKDYLGNGILKSDPLNIKKDESINFSALKSDIKNNKNEMYNFNPIKIEPFGKPPVGYIPGKGRGVTGFSGGVSRDDTTDDKDKNDYSDFNYDEFHGYSESLFKDTEYDEEDKEADEIYENIDARMDIRRKSRRENKLKEEISKMRAQKPTIQEQFSDLKKNLANVTLEEWESIPSVFQYSSKQKQKKAPKNYLPPPDSLIISRINESNAHLNYNNSSSGLKTPLGLGYKTPLGLQTPLGLRTPLGAQTPIGLGFQTPFMKSSATLGYETPLYNRNPLKNNMVYSGLNTPFTLSGYNTPLNASNISGYNTPLLNNVNKLSLNDLGEARGTVLSVKLDELIDNVEGQTVIDPKGYLTNLNAKSLINDADVADINKARSLLKSVISTNPKHGPGWIAAARVEELSQRKDKAKEIIMKGCIECSKNEDVWLEAVRLEDKVSEAKIILAKAIKHIPTSVKLWLEACKKEKNTDDKRKVLRKAIECIPNSVRLWKEAISLENENNAYILLKRAVECIPQCIEMWIALARLCNYNEAQKVLNEARKKIPTSAEIWINASKLEEKQGNINMVDTIIKRCIENLSSKNVIFERDKWIKFAEECEKSNFPHTCESIIRNTMNIGVETLNKKSIYKQDAQNCINNKSFHTARVLYNEALKIFKTKKSLWLALANLELKYGKKESVDEVLQRAVHNCPHSSVLWLMLAKQKWLNNEIDKAREILAESFIHNQNTEVISLAAIKLERENNEFDRARFLLKKSRVQCNTPKIWMQSVQLERLLRNYKEAKYLVYEALKIHKYFDKLYMIAGQIELEFDKFNKENSVEDENKFVNSVNNSNNNTNEEIDINKYLDKKIDQDTYNENSYLNAQKIYEQGLKYCASSINLWICAIDLQIEKKNYTSARALVEKAKIKIKYLHSLSNNNHVLKNKEIIETSDLTFEEELSKNLDDIKNPNSTNNISNNKTDLEKNTTRSAYVKVIENYDLLWLKLIEIELCCNNKNMNPIISEALKECPSSGILWAKAIELENKNLQNSKSVSAFNNCGNNAYVVLTVAKLFWFNFKIHKARKWFYRVITLNPYFGDGWATFLAFEIDQQNEINQKDIINKCIKAEPNRGYMWNKITKRVENWRLKYPQKLYKYIKELFPDVLKKKISENIWEIITDENVNSQIGTNLGMKQRESEGKEIKNSDSDEKYFKVYIKDKEKEKEKIDIKDEDKEKEKEKIDIKDEDKEKEKEKIDTKDEDKEKEKEKIYTKDEDKEKEKEKIYTKDEDKEKEKEKIDIKDEDKEKIDIKDKNKKKIYTKDKDKKEVDEKDKNYILKKGEKDLKEQENKYKRNEKNNNKRKEKSYTSEFNQSDKRKKK, from the exons atgtATGATAACATAAATAAAGATTACTTAGGAAATGGAATTTTAAAAAGTGATccattaaatataaaaaaggatGAATCAATAAATTTTTCGGCACTAAAAAGTGatatcaaaaataataaaaatgaaatgtataattttaatCCAATAAAAATTGAGCCTTTTGGCAAACCACCAGTTGGTTATATTCCTGGAAAAGGAAGAGGAGTAACAGGTTTTTCAGGAGGGGTTAGTAGAGATGACACAACAGatgataaagataaaaatgattattCTGATTTTAATTATGATGAATTTCACGGTTATTCCGAatctttatttaaagatACAGAATATGATGAAGAAGATAAAGAAGCAGAtgaaatttatgaaaatatagatGCGCGTATGGATATAAGAAGAAAGAGTAGAAGAGAAAATAagttaaaagaagaaatttcAAAAATGAGAGCTCAAAAGCCAACTATTCAAGAGCAATTTAGtgacttaaaaaaaaatttggcAAATGTAACTCTTGAAGAATGGGAATCCATACCAAGCGTTTTTCAATATTCCtcaaaacaaaaacaaaaaaaggcaccaaaaaattatttaccaCCACCAGATTCTTTAATAATAAGTCGAATTAACGAATCTAATgctcatttaaattataataattcttCTAGTGGATTAAAAACACCTCTTGGCTTAGGATATAAAACACCTTTAGGATTACAAACGCCATTAGGATTACGTACTCCATTAGGAGCTCAGACTCCGATAGGATTAGGGTTCCAAACTCCTTTTATGAAAAGTTCTGCAACGTTAGGATATGAAACCCCCTTATATAATAGGAACCCTTTAAAAAACAATATGGTTTATAGTGGCTTAAATACTCCTTTTACTTTATCTGGTTATAACACTCCATTAAATGCATCAAATATTAGTGGTTATAATACTCCACTACTGAATAATGTGaataaattatcattaaatGATTTGGGAGAAGCTAGGGGAACAGTATTGTCAGTTAAACTAGATGAGCTTATTGATAATGTAGAAGGGCAAACAGTCATAGATCCTAAAGGTTATTTAACAAATTTAAATGCTAAGAGTTTAATAAATGATGCAGATGTAGCTGATATTAATAAAGCTAGATCATTATTAAAATCAGTTATTAGCACAAATCCTAAACATGGACCAGGATGGATTGCAGCAGCTCGTGTTGAAGAGTTGTCTCAAAGAAAAGATAAAgcaaaagaaataattatgaaagGATGTATTGAATGCtctaaaaatgaagatgTGTGGTTAGAAGCAGTGAGGTTAGAGGATAAAGTCAGTGAAGCAAAGATCATTTTGGCGAAAGCTATTAAACATATACCAACATCAGTAAAGTTGTGGCTAGAAGCAtgcaaaaaagaaaaaaacaccGATGATAAAAGAAAGGTTTTACGAAAAGCAATAGAATGTATACCTAATTCGGTACGTTTATGGAAAGAAGCTATATCcttagaaaatgaaaacaatGCATATATTTTGCTAAAAAGAGCAGTAGAATGTATTCCTCAATGTATTGAAATGTGGATTGCTTTAGCTAGACTATGTAATTATAATGAAGCTCAAAAGGTTTTAAATGAAGCAAGAAAGAAAATTCCCACTAGCGCAGAAATATGGATTAATGCATCTAAGTTAGAAGAAAAACAAGGTAATATTAATATGGTAGACAccattattaaaagatgtaTTGAAAATTTGTCTTCCAAAAATGTCATTTTTGAAAGAGATAAATGGATAAAATTTGCTGAAGAATGTGAAAAATCAAATTTTCCTCATACATGTGAAAGCATTATAAGGAACACAATGAATATAGGTGTGGAAAcgttaaataaaaaaagtatatataaacaaGATGCTCAAAAttgtattaataataaatcatttCATACTGCTAGGGTCTTATATAATGAagcattaaaaatatttaaaacaaaaaaatctTTATGGCTAGCCCTAGCTAATCTCGAATTGAAATATGGAAAAAAGGAAAGTGTGGATGAAGTTCTACAGAGGGCTGTGCACAATTGCCCTCACTCAAGTGTTTTATGGCTAATGCTAGCAAAACAAAAATGGTTAAATAATGAGATAGATAAAGCGAGAGAAATTTTAGCTGAATCATTTATACATAATCAAAACACAGAGGTTATATCATTAGCTGCAATTAAATTagaaagagaaaataatgaatttgaTAGAGCaagatttttattaaaaaaatctaGAGTTCAGTGTAATACACCCAAAATTTGGATGCAATCTGTTCAATTAGAGAGATTATTAAGAAATTACAAGGAAGCAAAGTATCTTGTATATGAAGCATTAAAAATTCACAAGTATTTcgataaattatatatgatTGCAGGACAAATTGAATTGGAATttgataaatttaataaagaaaatagtgtggaagatgaaaataaatttgtGAATAGTgttaataatagtaataataatacaaatgaagaaattgatataaacaaatatttagataaaaaaatagaccAAGACacatataatgaaaattcttatttaaatgctcaaaaaatttatgaacaGGGATTGAAATATTGTGCATCATCAATTAATTTATGGATTTGTGCTATTGATTTacaaattgaaaaaaagaattatactTCTGCTAGAGCTTTAGTTGAAAaagcaaaaattaaaataaaatatttgcattctttaagtaataataatcatGTTTTGAAAAACAAAGAAATAATTGAAACTAGTGATTTAACTTTTGAAGAAgaattaagtaaaaatttggatgatataaaaaatcctAATTCCACTAAtaatatatcaaataataaaaccgatttagaaaaaaatacaacAAGAAGTGCATATGTTAAGGTTATTGAAAATTATGATTTATTGTGGttaaaattaattgaaaTAGAATTATgttgtaataataaaaatatgaaccCAATTATATCTGAAGCATTAAAAGAATGCCCTTCTTCAGGCATATTATGGGCAAAAGCTATagaattagaaaataaaaatttacaaaatagTAAATCTGTTAGTGCCTTTAATAATTGTGGAAATAATGCTTATGTTGTTTTGACAGTAGCTAAATTATTTTGGTTTAACTTTAAAATTCATAAAGCTAGGAAATGGTTTTATAGAGTTATTACTTTAAATCCATATTTTGGAGATGGATGGGCTACCTTTTTGGCTTTTGAAATTGATCaacaaaatgaaattaatcaaaaagatataataaataaatgcaTAAAAGCAGAACCAAATAGAg gttaTATGTGgaataaaattacaaaaagaGTTGAGAACTGGAGATTAAAATATCCTCAaaagttatataaatatatcaaGGAATTATTTCCAGAtgttctaaaaaaaaaaatttcggAAAATATATGGGAAATTATTACTGATGAAAATGTAAATAGCCAAATAGGTACAAATTTGGGAATGAAACAAAGAGAAAGTGAaggaaaagaaataaaaaatagtgatagtgatgaaaaatatttcaaagtATATATcaaagataaagaaaaagaaaaggaaaaaatagatataaaagacgaagataaagaaaaagaaaaggaaaaaatagatataaaagacgaagataaagaaaaagaaaaggaaaaaatagaTACAAAAGAcgaagataaagaaaaagaaaaggaaaaaatatatacaaaagacgaagataaagaaaaagaaaaggaaaaaatatatacaaaagacgaagataaagaaaaagaaaaggaaaaaatagatataaaagacgaagataaagaaaaaatagacataaaagataaaaataaaaagaaaatatatacaaaagataaagataaaaaagaagtggatgaaaaagataagaactatatattaaaaaaaggagaaaaagatttaaaagaacaagaaaataaatataagcgtaatgaaaaaaataacaacaAAAGAAAGGAGAAAAGTTACACATCGGAATTTAATCAATCagacaaaagaaaaaaaaaataa